From Streptomyces sp. NBC_00690, a single genomic window includes:
- a CDS encoding helix-turn-helix domain-containing protein: MGRVGVVTAGESWAAGPGGGSVVRRILLGSQLRRLRESRGITREAAGYSIRASESKISRMELGRVSFKARDIEDLLTLYGVADDVERESLLGLAKEANVAGWWHSYGDVLPGWFQTYVGLEAAASHIRLYEVQFVHGLLQTEAYAHAVVTRGQPGARQADVDRRVALRLERQKLLVSERPPEVHAVLDEAALRRPYGDRAVMQGQLKHLIEISEQPNVTLQVMPFSFGGHAGESGSFAMLRFPESDLSDIVYLEQLTSALYLDKREEVAQYERVMKRLQEDSPDPAESRDVLRGLLQLT; the protein is encoded by the coding sequence ATGGGGAGGGTGGGAGTCGTGACCGCAGGCGAGTCGTGGGCCGCAGGGCCAGGGGGCGGTTCCGTGGTGCGGCGCATCCTGTTGGGTTCCCAGCTGAGGAGACTGCGCGAGTCGCGCGGTATCACCCGTGAGGCAGCCGGCTACTCGATCCGCGCATCGGAATCAAAGATCAGCCGTATGGAGTTGGGCCGGGTGAGCTTCAAGGCGCGGGACATCGAGGATCTGTTGACCCTCTACGGGGTCGCCGACGACGTGGAGCGCGAGTCCCTGCTCGGCCTCGCAAAAGAGGCCAATGTTGCCGGCTGGTGGCACAGCTACGGCGATGTGCTCCCTGGCTGGTTCCAGACCTATGTAGGACTGGAGGCCGCCGCCTCACATATCCGGCTCTACGAGGTGCAGTTCGTCCATGGACTGCTCCAGACCGAGGCGTACGCCCATGCCGTCGTCACCCGCGGTCAGCCGGGTGCCCGTCAGGCGGACGTCGATCGACGCGTCGCACTGCGCCTTGAGCGTCAGAAGCTGCTCGTCTCGGAGCGCCCGCCCGAGGTCCATGCGGTGCTCGACGAGGCTGCTCTGCGCAGGCCCTATGGGGATCGCGCAGTGATGCAGGGGCAGTTGAAGCATCTGATCGAGATCTCGGAGCAGCCGAACGTCACTCTTCAAGTGATGCCCTTCAGCTTCGGTGGTCATGCGGGCGAGAGCGGTTCCTTTGCCATGCTTCGATTCCCCGAATCGGATCTGTCCGACATCGTCTATCTGGAGCAGTTGACCAGTGCGCTCTATCTGGACAAGCGCGAAGAAGTCGCCCAGTACGAACGGGTGATGAAGAGACTGCAAGAGGACAGTCCGGACCCGGCCGAGAGTCGCGATGTCCTCCGTGGTCTACTCCAACTCACATAA
- a CDS encoding sugar O-acetyltransferase — MGENKQRMLAGDWYLPQDAELIADNQRRFELCAAYNGAGGAKPDERTAILSELLGSMGEGVLIRPPFQCDYGSHISIGDHVFVNFNAVFLDAAPIAIGSHVQMGPNVQLLTPTHELNAARRKEGWEKGEPITIEDNVWLGGGVIVCPGVSIGENTVVGAGSVVTKDLPAGVLAVGNPARVMRNLD; from the coding sequence ATGGGAGAGAACAAGCAACGGATGCTCGCAGGTGACTGGTATCTGCCCCAGGACGCCGAGTTGATCGCGGACAATCAGCGCCGCTTCGAGCTGTGTGCGGCCTACAACGGAGCAGGCGGAGCGAAGCCCGACGAACGGACGGCGATCCTGTCCGAGCTGCTCGGCTCGATGGGCGAAGGGGTATTGATCCGACCGCCGTTCCAATGCGACTACGGCAGCCATATCTCCATCGGGGACCACGTCTTCGTGAATTTCAACGCCGTGTTCCTCGATGCCGCACCCATCGCCATCGGATCCCATGTGCAAATGGGCCCGAACGTACAGCTTCTGACCCCGACACATGAGTTGAACGCAGCCCGCCGCAAGGAGGGCTGGGAGAAGGGCGAGCCGATCACCATCGAAGACAACGTCTGGCTGGGCGGCGGGGTGATCGTCTGTCCCGGAGTCTCGATCGGGGAGAACACGGTCGTGGGCGCGGGCTCGGTGGTGACCAAGGACCTACCCGCCGGAGTGCTCGCGGTGGGCAACCCAGCCCGAGTGATGCGGAACCTCGACTGA
- a CDS encoding DUF397 domain-containing protein has product MHHAYNGMAATELHGVVWQKSRHSNSQGSCVEFARLPGGGVAMRNSRHPDGPALVYTPAEIEAMLLGVKDGEFDHLIAGS; this is encoded by the coding sequence GTGCACCACGCGTACAACGGCATGGCGGCCACAGAGCTCCATGGGGTCGTCTGGCAGAAGAGCCGACACAGCAACTCCCAAGGATCATGCGTGGAGTTCGCCAGACTGCCCGGTGGGGGCGTCGCCATGCGCAACTCCCGCCATCCCGACGGCCCCGCGCTCGTCTATACGCCTGCCGAGATAGAGGCGATGTTGTTGGGCGTCAAGGACGGGGAGTTCGACCATCTGATCGCGGGGAGCTGA
- a CDS encoding DUF2786 domain-containing protein translates to MKAVTVLGDALATALYGEDDASLDRAASLLAADPGTDAFLERRGAEFVRQAWERGWQPADLLRLVRRELTEPHIRLLGALVLAETGSYAALPPRWAAQLAELDGAGWRADRFSRATAVLELYRVLVRLPSIEPVGPVPGEPFVAPSGYEPRMLNRIRALLAKAEATTYPDEAEALTAKAQELMSRHSVDDASLAPKSTVPSACRIGVDPPYETAKAILLDAAASANRCRAVWNSTFEFSTVVGFEGDLESVELLYTSLLVQGTAAMARAEGAQRAGGRKRTKTFRQSFLMAYAARLGERLAAVAQGVSAPQDLLPVLATREVAVTARTDELFPRTTTTRVRGVTDEAGWLHGRAAADEARVSPERRKLPHG, encoded by the coding sequence GTGAAGGCCGTGACTGTGCTGGGCGACGCGCTGGCCACTGCGCTGTACGGGGAGGACGACGCCTCCTTGGATCGGGCTGCCTCCCTGCTGGCAGCCGATCCTGGTACGGACGCCTTCCTTGAGCGACGTGGCGCGGAGTTCGTCCGTCAGGCATGGGAGCGCGGCTGGCAGCCCGCGGACCTTCTGCGACTCGTCCGACGTGAACTGACCGAGCCGCACATCCGGCTGCTCGGCGCCCTCGTCCTCGCCGAGACCGGAAGCTATGCCGCCCTTCCTCCGCGCTGGGCGGCGCAGCTGGCGGAGCTGGACGGGGCGGGGTGGCGGGCGGACCGTTTCTCGCGGGCCACAGCCGTGTTGGAGCTCTATCGAGTCCTGGTCCGCCTCCCGTCGATCGAACCGGTGGGCCCGGTGCCCGGGGAGCCGTTCGTCGCACCCTCGGGATACGAACCCCGCATGCTGAACCGCATACGTGCGCTCCTGGCCAAGGCGGAAGCGACGACGTACCCCGATGAAGCGGAGGCGCTCACCGCCAAGGCGCAGGAGCTGATGTCCCGTCACAGTGTCGACGATGCGTCCCTGGCCCCGAAGTCCACGGTGCCGTCCGCCTGTCGCATCGGAGTGGATCCGCCCTATGAGACGGCGAAGGCCATCCTGCTCGATGCGGCGGCCTCGGCGAACCGCTGTCGCGCGGTGTGGAACAGCACCTTCGAGTTCTCCACCGTGGTCGGGTTCGAGGGGGACCTGGAATCGGTCGAGTTGCTGTACACCTCGCTGCTCGTCCAGGGCACGGCCGCGATGGCGCGCGCCGAAGGAGCGCAGCGAGCGGGTGGACGCAAGCGTACGAAGACGTTCCGTCAGTCCTTCCTCATGGCGTACGCGGCACGGCTGGGGGAGCGCCTCGCCGCAGTCGCACAGGGGGTGTCCGCGCCACAAGACCTGCTCCCTGTCCTGGCCACCCGCGAAGTCGCCGTGACGGCTCGTACCGACGAACTGTTTCCGCGTACGACGACGACCCGCGTACGCGGTGTCACCGATGAGGCGGGCTGGCTGCACGGCCGGGCCGCGGCGGATGAGGCCCGTGTGTCACCCGAGCGACGGAAGCTGCCGCACGGTTAG
- a CDS encoding ATP-binding protein yields the protein MGTNGSTMLKPLRQGLPPTGPSRVSSSASCSLSARYEAVRGARHFTKSTLQQWELSERFDDVSLVVSELVTNALRHALPEDAADDAQHPPVRLHLLRWPGRLVCAVRDPSPETPGTPFDDDVPFPDPRGTAESGRGLFLVDSFSDSWGWHPLAGALHGKVVWALFQLH from the coding sequence ATGGGAACGAATGGATCGACCATGCTCAAGCCGTTAAGGCAGGGCCTTCCACCGACGGGTCCCTCACGGGTCTCAAGCTCGGCCTCGTGTTCGCTGTCCGCCCGCTATGAAGCGGTCCGCGGAGCACGGCACTTCACCAAGTCGACACTCCAACAGTGGGAACTGAGCGAGCGCTTCGACGATGTGTCCCTCGTCGTCTCCGAACTGGTCACCAACGCCCTCCGGCACGCACTGCCCGAAGATGCGGCCGACGACGCCCAACACCCGCCGGTACGACTGCACTTGCTGCGCTGGCCCGGACGTCTGGTGTGCGCGGTGCGCGACCCGAGCCCCGAGACCCCCGGCACGCCGTTCGACGACGATGTGCCGTTCCCAGACCCCCGCGGCACGGCCGAATCCGGCCGGGGCCTGTTCCTGGTGGACTCCTTCAGCGACAGCTGGGGGTGGCATCCGCTCGCGGGGGCCCTGCACGGCAAAGTCGTGTGGGCCCTGTTCCAGCTGCACTGA
- a CDS encoding FUSC family protein — MTWLRALKDTTRSGLTLERHRLEPLVALRGAVGLALVVGTALALFGPVVAVSSAFGAFQAAIATLQRSWRPRPVLALISGGTLAVSTFIGYLVGFQLPLFVALLFLWTFAAGLAWAIGPTTGIIAASNVAIMLVTVTLPTSVATAAGHAAMIAVGGLVQAALIVLFPVRRWGAQRDALADALAAEADYARRLRHDPTASFDPGPLMVARSAAAVTPREARRRPAELRGTRAVAERIRPVLASLADPAVGASPEGPERERVRDVLAAAAALLDAAARAVRYGVPVRMPAGAMAALKTPDTVTVLSGPPRRAALRLVALLDDVVEEAEGDGTEEGPIRDRPSLLSLLPGALRSVRGELRWSSPVLRHAIRVSVVVCAGYVLGAALSLGHGYWAPMTSVMVMRPDFSQTYSRSVARFGGTLVGVGLATAVEQVAHPGVAISCALAILCAFGMYLVMRTGYVASNICTSAYVVFLLGMAGEEAGQTVPERVLLTLLGGLLAMLAYALYPAWETPRLRNRLADWLMADCRYAAAVVDHYANPADRPGEDLRQSLLDARDARIAWQEALARAIHEPVRARGLTRAAAESADHALGQFGRGAMLMEAHLPEHGAVPVPPAAELADALRRDGERASRAVKERRSLNWDRVQQALAAWDDDHPVLGSGTVLLTEALKELTTALDEGVRR, encoded by the coding sequence ATGACCTGGCTTCGAGCCCTCAAGGACACCACCCGCTCCGGGCTCACGCTCGAACGGCACCGGCTCGAACCTCTCGTCGCCTTGCGCGGGGCCGTCGGACTGGCCCTGGTTGTGGGGACCGCCCTCGCCCTCTTCGGTCCAGTCGTCGCCGTCAGCTCGGCGTTCGGTGCGTTCCAGGCCGCGATCGCCACGCTTCAGCGCAGCTGGCGCCCTCGTCCCGTACTCGCCCTGATCTCCGGGGGCACGCTCGCCGTCTCCACCTTCATCGGCTATCTGGTCGGCTTTCAACTCCCCCTGTTCGTCGCGCTCCTCTTTCTCTGGACCTTCGCCGCCGGTCTCGCATGGGCGATCGGCCCCACGACCGGAATCATCGCCGCATCCAATGTCGCGATCATGCTGGTCACCGTCACGCTCCCCACCTCGGTGGCGACGGCCGCCGGCCATGCGGCCATGATCGCGGTGGGAGGGCTGGTCCAGGCCGCGCTGATCGTCCTGTTCCCCGTACGGCGCTGGGGCGCCCAGCGCGACGCGCTCGCCGACGCGCTCGCGGCCGAAGCCGACTACGCGCGGCGGCTGCGTCACGACCCCACCGCGTCCTTCGACCCCGGTCCGCTGATGGTCGCCCGCAGCGCCGCCGCCGTCACGCCTCGCGAAGCCCGCCGCAGACCAGCGGAACTGCGCGGCACCCGGGCCGTCGCCGAGCGGATCAGACCCGTACTTGCCTCGCTCGCCGATCCCGCCGTCGGTGCATCGCCCGAGGGCCCGGAACGCGAGCGGGTCCGGGACGTGTTGGCCGCAGCCGCAGCCCTCCTCGACGCGGCGGCCCGAGCCGTCCGCTACGGCGTACCCGTCCGCATGCCGGCGGGGGCGATGGCCGCGCTCAAAACCCCGGACACCGTCACCGTCCTGAGCGGTCCGCCGCGGCGAGCGGCGCTGCGGCTCGTCGCCCTGCTCGACGACGTGGTGGAGGAAGCCGAAGGGGACGGCACCGAGGAAGGGCCCATTCGCGACCGGCCGTCCCTACTGAGCCTGCTCCCCGGAGCCTTGCGTTCCGTGCGGGGCGAACTGCGTTGGAGCTCGCCCGTGCTGCGGCACGCCATCCGGGTCTCGGTGGTGGTGTGTGCCGGATACGTCCTCGGTGCGGCGCTCTCCCTCGGACACGGCTACTGGGCGCCGATGACCTCGGTCATGGTGATGCGGCCCGACTTCTCACAGACGTACTCCCGTTCCGTGGCCCGCTTCGGCGGCACCCTCGTCGGGGTCGGTCTGGCCACGGCCGTCGAGCAGGTCGCCCACCCTGGGGTGGCGATCTCCTGCGCACTCGCCATCCTGTGCGCCTTCGGCATGTACCTCGTCATGCGAACCGGATACGTCGCCTCCAACATCTGCACGTCCGCCTATGTGGTCTTCCTCCTGGGCATGGCGGGCGAGGAAGCGGGACAGACCGTCCCCGAACGCGTGCTGCTGACCCTGCTCGGCGGCCTGCTCGCGATGCTGGCGTACGCCCTCTACCCCGCGTGGGAGACCCCCCGGCTCCGCAATCGGCTCGCGGACTGGCTGATGGCGGACTGCCGCTATGCAGCGGCTGTCGTCGACCACTACGCCAACCCCGCGGACCGCCCCGGTGAGGATCTGCGGCAGTCGCTGCTCGATGCCCGTGATGCCCGGATCGCCTGGCAGGAGGCACTGGCCCGGGCGATCCATGAACCGGTGCGCGCCAGGGGGCTCACCCGGGCGGCTGCCGAGTCCGCGGATCACGCGTTGGGACAGTTCGGCCGGGGGGCGATGCTGATGGAGGCCCATCTGCCCGAGCACGGCGCGGTGCCCGTTCCGCCCGCTGCGGAGCTCGCCGATGCGCTGCGCAGGGACGGCGAGCGGGCGTCGCGGGCGGTCAAGGAGCGTCGCAGCTTGAACTGGGACCGGGTCCAGCAGGCGCTGGCCGCTTGGGATGACGATCACCCCGTGTTGGGGAGCGGAACGGTCCTCCTCACCGAGGCGCTGAAGGAGTTGACCACAGCGCTCGACGAAGGAGTTCGAAGGTGA
- a CDS encoding VOC family protein, with product MAEGIQTVIYPVKDLAKAKALFRALLEVEPAVDEPNYVGFHVAGQDIGLDPHGHGRGMTGPVAYWHVNDIEDTVQTLLIAGAEEVEGVRDVGGGKLIATLKDADGNRIGLLQPVPPGQGAAANK from the coding sequence ATGGCCGAGGGCATCCAGACGGTCATCTATCCCGTGAAAGATCTGGCGAAGGCGAAGGCGCTGTTCAGGGCCTTGCTGGAGGTCGAGCCCGCCGTGGACGAGCCGAACTACGTCGGTTTCCATGTTGCCGGGCAGGACATCGGGCTCGACCCCCACGGCCATGGTCGAGGGATGACCGGGCCCGTGGCCTACTGGCATGTGAACGACATCGAGGACACCGTGCAAACACTGCTCATTGCCGGGGCGGAAGAGGTCGAAGGCGTACGGGACGTGGGTGGCGGCAAGCTCATCGCCACCCTGAAGGACGCCGACGGCAACCGGATCGGGCTGCTCCAACCCGTGCCGCCCGGTCAGGGTGCAGCAGCGAACAAGTAA
- a CDS encoding lipoprotein, whose product MARAMRRTVRGAGIGVVAVGLLAGCSAGTEPKPDRPVGNAQKESATSSPTAKAVVAGGKVGIKGSPCELPVSFDHAADWTAEAVKEDTQFGLTSMGPVTLKCEIDAKPAGIVGFLRIWVGGKAGDDPNAVLKEFVAENAKDRKSEVFTKGMAGEFKVAEVSYLNVNEFLDTPRKERAFAFSTPKGVVVFDLGGMDSSEHDAMLPAYELARKTLTSN is encoded by the coding sequence ATGGCGCGCGCCATGCGCAGAACCGTACGCGGTGCTGGTATCGGTGTTGTTGCGGTAGGGCTGTTGGCCGGCTGTTCGGCCGGGACGGAACCGAAACCCGATCGGCCGGTCGGCAATGCGCAGAAGGAATCGGCGACGAGCAGTCCAACCGCGAAGGCCGTCGTGGCAGGGGGGAAGGTCGGGATCAAGGGTTCGCCCTGTGAACTGCCCGTCTCCTTTGACCACGCCGCCGATTGGACCGCCGAGGCGGTGAAAGAGGACACCCAGTTCGGGCTGACCTCCATGGGTCCGGTCACGCTCAAGTGCGAGATCGACGCCAAACCGGCTGGAATCGTGGGCTTTCTGCGGATCTGGGTCGGCGGGAAGGCGGGAGACGATCCGAACGCGGTGTTGAAGGAGTTCGTCGCGGAGAACGCCAAGGATCGCAAGAGTGAGGTGTTCACGAAGGGGATGGCAGGGGAGTTCAAGGTGGCGGAGGTGAGTTACCTGAACGTCAATGAGTTCCTGGACACCCCCAGGAAGGAACGGGCCTTCGCGTTCTCCACACCCAAGGGTGTAGTTGTGTTCGATTTGGGGGGAATGGACTCGTCGGAACACGACGCGATGCTGCCCGCCTATGAACTGGCGAGGAAAACGCTCACCTCCAACTGA
- a CDS encoding bifunctional 3'-5' exonuclease/DNA polymerase has translation MDGRWALATEGDGARLVPLRPDGLPAGPVVDEPDLITAVRSRPEVDRWVWRSTAEIYPRLLSAGVRVERCYDIEGAEQLLLGHEGRLGEPRSAAAALARLHNGPVPADPPQRTAEPGSQSSLFEPQPVTVPLESLLEVYGDQLRRHDAAEHPGRMRLLTAAESAGMLVAAEMNRAGLPWRADVHRQVLHDLLGERYAGGGEPRRLAVLADEVSRAFGRRVRPDLPADVVKAFSQAGVKVRSTRRWELEEIDHPAVRPLIEYKKLYRIWVAHGWSWLQDWVRDGRFRPGYLPGGTVSGRWTTNGGGALQIPKVIRRAVVADEGWRLVVADADQMEPRVLAAISRDAGLMEIAGHKGDLYALLSDRAFSGDREHAKLALLGAIYGQTSGDGLKNLAALRRRFPAAVAYVDEAARAGEEGRLVRTWLGRTSPRAVGSDDDGEAGLPQEDPSPSGDSMSMPGSSGAAGDFTPGYASTNARARGRFTRNFVVQGSAADWALLMLAALRRATAGMCAELVFFQHDEVVVHCPQEEAERVVAAIQEAGELAGRTAFGHTPVRFPFTTAVVKCYADAK, from the coding sequence ATGGACGGACGCTGGGCACTGGCGACGGAGGGGGACGGAGCACGGCTGGTCCCCCTCCGCCCCGATGGGCTGCCCGCGGGGCCCGTCGTCGACGAGCCCGATCTGATCACGGCGGTGCGATCACGGCCGGAGGTCGATCGATGGGTCTGGCGATCGACGGCGGAGATCTACCCCCGTCTACTGTCGGCCGGAGTCCGCGTGGAGCGGTGCTACGACATCGAGGGCGCGGAACAACTTCTGCTCGGCCATGAAGGACGGCTGGGTGAACCACGTTCAGCCGCCGCCGCCCTCGCCCGGCTGCACAACGGTCCGGTCCCGGCCGACCCGCCGCAGCGCACAGCCGAGCCCGGCTCGCAGTCCTCCCTGTTCGAACCGCAGCCCGTGACGGTGCCTCTGGAATCGCTGCTGGAGGTGTACGGGGACCAGTTGCGCCGGCATGACGCGGCCGAGCATCCGGGGCGGATGCGACTGCTGACGGCCGCGGAGTCGGCCGGCATGCTGGTGGCCGCCGAGATGAACCGCGCAGGGCTGCCCTGGCGCGCGGACGTGCACCGCCAGGTCCTGCACGACCTGCTGGGCGAGCGGTATGCGGGAGGTGGAGAGCCCCGCCGCCTCGCCGTGCTGGCAGACGAGGTATCGCGGGCCTTCGGCCGACGGGTGCGACCGGATCTCCCGGCGGACGTGGTGAAGGCGTTCTCTCAGGCGGGAGTGAAGGTGCGCTCCACCCGGCGGTGGGAACTGGAGGAGATCGACCATCCAGCGGTCCGCCCGTTGATCGAGTACAAGAAGCTGTACCGGATCTGGGTCGCCCATGGGTGGAGCTGGCTTCAGGACTGGGTGCGGGACGGGCGCTTCAGGCCCGGATATCTGCCGGGCGGCACGGTCTCGGGTCGTTGGACGACCAACGGCGGAGGCGCACTGCAGATCCCGAAGGTGATCAGACGGGCGGTGGTGGCGGACGAGGGCTGGCGGCTCGTGGTCGCGGACGCCGACCAGATGGAGCCGCGTGTGCTGGCCGCGATCTCTCGTGATGCGGGGCTGATGGAGATAGCGGGCCACAAGGGCGATCTCTACGCACTGCTGTCCGACCGCGCCTTCTCGGGCGATCGGGAACATGCGAAGTTGGCGCTCCTCGGGGCGATCTACGGCCAGACCTCGGGGGACGGCCTCAAGAATCTGGCGGCCCTGCGACGGAGGTTCCCCGCCGCCGTGGCCTATGTGGACGAGGCGGCCAGGGCCGGTGAGGAAGGCCGGCTCGTACGAACCTGGCTCGGGCGGACCAGCCCGCGCGCCGTGGGTTCCGATGACGACGGGGAGGCCGGTCTCCCCCAGGAGGACCCGTCGCCCTCGGGGGATTCGATGTCGATGCCCGGCTCGTCCGGGGCTGCGGGCGATTTCACCCCCGGGTACGCCTCCACGAACGCCCGGGCTCGGGGCCGCTTCACCCGAAACTTCGTGGTGCAGGGCAGTGCGGCGGACTGGGCGCTGCTGATGCTCGCGGCCCTTCGGCGGGCCACCGCGGGAATGTGCGCCGAGTTGGTCTTCTTCCAGCACGACGAAGTGGTCGTGCACTGCCCACAGGAGGAGGCCGAGCGCGTGGTGGCGGCGATTCAGGAGGCCGGAGAGCTGGCGGGTCGGACGGCGTTCGGCCACACGCCCGTGAGGTTTCCCTTCACCACCGCGGTGGTGAAGTGCTACGCGGACGCCAAGTAG